GACGCCGCGTTCGATGGCGCCCGGGACGGTCCCTGCCGCCGAGGAGGAGAAGCGATGCCACGGGCCATGTGGAGCGGTGCGATCAGCTTCGGGCTGGTCACGATCCCCGTGCGTCTCTTCGGCGCGGTCAGCACGAAGTCCATCCGGTTCAACCAGATCGACACCCGTACCGACGCCCGTGTGAAGCGCAAGTGGGTGTCGGCGGCGGACGGGTCCGACGTTGCGAACGAGGACATCGTGAAGGGGTACGAGCTCGGCAACGGCAGGTTCGTGACCGTCACCGAGGACGAACTGGCCGCACTCGATCCCGATGCGTCGCGCAGTATCGACATCGTCGAGTTCGTCGACGGCGCCGAGATCGACCCCGTGTACTACGACAGCCCCTACTACCTGGCCCCCGACGAGCTGGGGGCAAAGGCCTACCGGCTCCTGGCCGAGGCGCTCGAGCGCGAGAACAAGGTAGCCATCGCCCGTTTCGTCATGCGCAACCGCCAGTACCTCGCCGCGATCCGGTCCTCCCGCGGGGCGCTGGTCCTGTCGACCATGAACTACGCCGACGAGGTGCGCTCCGCCGACGAGATCGACGATCTCGAGCGGGTCGCGGACATCGAGGTCAGCGACGCCGAGTTGACCATGGCATCCCAGCTGATCGACTCGCTGACCACGAGCTTCGAACCCGGCAAGTTCACCGATACGTACCGTGAGCGGGTCACCGAGTTGATCGAGGCCAAGGCCGCGGGGGAGACATTCGAGGCCGGCGAGTCCGCCACGCCGAGTTCCGACGAGCTGGTGGACCTGATGGCCGCGCTCGAGGCGAGCGTCGCGGCGGCCAAGGAGTCCCGCAAGAGCGCATGAGCGCGCACCGGCCCGCAGTCCGGCGGCCCACATGAGTCCGGAGCGGGTGGAGGTGGAGATCGACGGCCACACGCTCTCGCTGTCGAATCTGGACAAGGTGCTGTACCCCGAGGTCGGCTTCACCAAGGCCGAGGTGATCGACTACTACGCACGCGTGGCGCCGGTCATGTTGCCCCACATCGCCGACCGGGGGGTCACCCTGAGGCGGTTCCCCGACGGCGTCGGGTCGGTCGGTTTCTTCGAGAAGCGCTGCCCCTCCCACCGCCCGGACTTCGTCGGGACGTGCGAAGGCCCGGGGGACCGCAGCGGGGGCATCGGCTACTGCCGACTGGACTCACCCGCGGCGCTCGCCTGGGCCGCGAACATGGCGGCACTCGAGATACACGCCCCCATGGCGCGGTGCGGGGACATCGACTCGCCCGCGACCCTCGTGTTCGACCTGGACCCGGGAGCTCCCGCGACCATCACGGAGTGTTGCGTGGTGGCGTTGGCCATCCGGGAGGTACTGGGGGCCGTCGGTCTCGTTGGCTGGCCCAAGACCTCGGGATCCAAGGGGCTCCAGCTGTACGTCCCGCTCAACACGCCTCACACCCACGACCATGCATCGAGCTTCGCGCTGGCCCTCGCCCAGCTCCTGGAGAAGCAGCGGCCCGGCGACGTCACCGCCACGATGGCGAAGGCGGCCAGGCCGGGGAAGGTGTTCATCGACTGGAGCCAGAACTCCCGGCACAAGACGACCGTCGCGCCCTACTCGCTGCGGGCGAAGGATCGTCCCACCGTGTCGACCCCGCTGCGCTGGGAGGAGGTCGAGGCCGGGGCGGCCGGCGACCCGCTGGTCTTCGAGGCCGCCGACGTCGTGGACCGGGTGGAGGCCCTCGGGGACCTCTTCGCGGAGGTGGTCACGTTCGAGCAGTCCCTGCCGCGCCCCGACGGCTCGGGAGCCCCGTCCGGAGAGGGCGGGTGAACCGCACCGACCGGCTCTACGCGCTCGTCGAGGAACTGCGGGCGGCCGCGCCTGGGAGCCGCAGCGCCCGCGAGCTCGCAGCGATCTTCGACGTGAGCACCCGCACCATCGAGCGCGACATCCTGGCGCTGCAGGAATCAGGTGTTCCGATACACGCCACGCCGGGGCGACGCGGCGGCTACGGGATCGATCCGACGAGGACGCTCCCCCCGATCAACTTCACCGCCGCCGAAGCGGTCGCCGTGGCCGTCGCTCTGGCGGGTGCAGGTGGTCCCTTCGCGGCCGCCGGCCGACGGGCCCGCAACAAGGTCCTCGCTGCGATGTCGGAAGAGGACGCCGACGCCGCCCGCTCTCTCGCCCAGCGGGTGCGCCTGATGTCGCGGTGGGACCCGGACAGACGACGCCCCGACGTGCTCGGAGGACTCCAGGACGCGATCGCGGATCACCGCGTCGTGGCCCTCGACTACGAGGACCGCAACGGCGCACGGACGCGCCGCGAGGTGGAACCGATCGCGGTCGTCGGGATCGACGACGACTGGTACCTGATGGCGTGGTGCCGGCTCCGTGACGACAACCGCATGTTCCGTCTGGACCGCGCCCGCAGCGCGACGGTGTCCGACGAGCGGGCGCCCGAACGGGATCCGGGCGAGGTGACGGCGTGGTTCGAGGACTTCCTGGCCCGCGGGCCACAGGTTCTCGGTTGACGGGGGAGAGTTCCGCGAAACATCGCGAAACACCGACATGGGGTTGTCGCCGCGGTGTCCGACGGTGGAGTCGTCCGACACCGACCACAGGAGACACAGATGAGCCCGAACACCACCACTTCGACCGATTCGACTGCCGCCGACGCCCCTGGGGCCGGGACCGCTCCGGTGGCCTGGTTCGAGATCGCCGGGCCCGACATGGCGGCCCTCGAAGGCTTCTACGCCGACGTGTTCGGCTGGAAGTTCGCCGACTCGCCGATGGGGGCGTCCTATCGCATCGCCGACAACGGTGGCCTGTCCGGGGGACTGACGTCGTCGGAGGACGGCCTGCCGGCGCACTACGCGATCTTCTCGCTGCAGGTCGCCGACGTCGCCGCCACCTGTGAGACGATCAGTGCCGCGGGTGGCTCGGTGCTCCTCGGGCCGGCCGAGACCCCCATGGGCCTCGTGTACGCGAACGTGACCGACCCCGCGGGGAACCACCTCGGGTTGTTCTCGGCCCCCGCCGGCTGATCCGCTACCCGTCAGCGGGCGATGAAGTACTTCGCCCGGGGGTGGTGACAGATCAGCGCTGAGGTCGTCTGCTCCGGCTGGTACTGGAAGCCGGTCTCCTCGGAGACCTCGATGCCGAGGCGGTCCGCGCCCAGGATCTCGGCGGTCGTCTCGTTGTCCGCCAGGTCCGGACACGCCGGGTAGCCCCACGAGTACCGGCCGCCGCGGTACTGCTGGCGGAACAGGCCCTGCAGGGTGGGGCCGTCCTCGTCGGCGAAGCCCCATTCCTCGCGGATCCGACGATGCCACAGCTCGGCGAGCGCCTCGGCCATCTCCACCCCGATGCCGTGCAGCATGAGGTAGTCCTGGTAGCGGTCGGCGGCGAACAGTTCGGCCGCGCGTTCGGAGACGGCGTGGCCCATCGACACGATGTGGAAAGCCGCGTAGTCCACCTCGCCCCGGGAACCGTCGGGGTTCGTCAGCGGGCGGAAGAAGTCCGCGATGCACAGCCACGGCTCGCTGGACTGGCGGGGGAACGAGTACCGGGCCAGCTCCGTCGTGCGGGACTCGTCGGACCACACGACGAGGTCGGTGCCGTCGCCGTTCACTGCGAAGTAGCCGTAGACGAGCTGGGGGACGAGCAGGTCGTCGGCCTTGGCCTTCGCCAGTTGCTCACGTAGCTGGGGGCGGATCCTGTCCTTGAACGTGGCGTCGTCCTCGCCATCGACCGGCCGGTACTGCCACTGGTTGCGGAACAGCGCGGTCTCGTTGACGTACCCGGCGATGTCGTCGACCGAGATGCCCTTGACGACGCGGGTTCCCAGGAACGGTGGCGTGAAGACGGGGTTGTCGGTGACGACCTCGGGCGACCGGGGCGGGCGATCCGCAACCGGCGTCCCGGTCTTCTCGCGCCGGGGGAGGCGCCGCTGTGTGGCCACCCGACCGAAGTCCTCGTCCTCGTCCTCGTCGTCGCCGCGGGTGATCTCCATCAGCCGCTCCATGACCCGGAGCCCTTCGAAGGCGTCCTTGCCGTAGAAGAGGCGGCCCTCGTAGACCGCACGCAGGTCGTCCTCGACGTAGCCACGCGTCAGCGCCGCGCCGCCCAGGAGGACGGGGATATGGGCCAGCCCCCGGTCGTTGAGCTCCTCGAGGTTGTCGCGCATGATCAGCGTCGACTTGACGAGCAGCCCCGACATGCCGATCGCGTCGGCGTTCACCTCGAGCGCGGTCTCGATCATCTCGTTGACGGCCACCTTGATGCCGAGGTTGTGAACCTCGTAGCCGTTGTTCGTCAAGATGATGTCGACGAGGTTCTTGCCGATGTCGTGCACGTCGCCCTTGACGGTCGCCAGGACGATCGAGCCCTTCGCTCCGGTGTCGTCGAGCTTGTCCATGTGCGGCTCGAGGTAGGCGACAGCGGTCTTCATCGTCTCGGCGGACTGGAGCACGAAGGGCAACTGCATGTCCCCGGATGCGAAGAGCTCACCGACGACCTTCATCCCGGCGAGGAGGGGACCGTTGACGATCGCCAGGGGAGCGGTCTCGTGCATCGCCTCGTCGAGGTCCCCGGTCAGTCCCTCGCGGTCACCGTCGATGATGCGGTGCTTGAGACGCTCGTCGACGGGCCAGTCGGAGCGGTCCTCCTTCACCACGGTGGTGGCGTCGACGCCCGAGAAGACGTCGAGCAGCTTCGCCAGAGGGTCGTAGCCCGGATCGGTGCCGTCGCCACCGGCGATGCCGCGCCGGTCCCAGACCAGGTCTTCGCAGACCTTCCGCTGCTCGTCCGGGATCCGGTTGAGGGGCATGATGCGGGCGGCGTGCACGATCGCCGAGTCCAGTCCGGCGGCGACCGCCTCGTGCAGGAACACCGAGTTCAGGACGTGGCGTGCCGCCGGGGACAGGCCGAAGCTGACGTTCGACACTCCGAGGGTGGTGTGCACCCCGGGCATCTCGGCCTTGATCCGTCGGATCGCCTCGATCGTGGCGATGGCGTCGCGGCGCAGGTCGTCATCGCCCGTCGACAACGGAAAGGTCAGCGCGTCGAAGATCAGGTCGGAGGACTCGAGCCCGTACCGCTC
This genomic interval from Acidimicrobiales bacterium contains the following:
- a CDS encoding Ku protein, with the translated sequence MPRAMWSGAISFGLVTIPVRLFGAVSTKSIRFNQIDTRTDARVKRKWVSAADGSDVANEDIVKGYELGNGRFVTVTEDELAALDPDASRSIDIVEFVDGAEIDPVYYDSPYYLAPDELGAKAYRLLAEALERENKVAIARFVMRNRQYLAAIRSSRGALVLSTMNYADEVRSADEIDDLERVADIEVSDAELTMASQLIDSLTTSFEPGKFTDTYRERVTELIEAKAAGETFEAGESATPSSDELVDLMAALEASVAAAKESRKSA
- the ligD gene encoding non-homologous end-joining DNA ligase produces the protein MSPERVEVEIDGHTLSLSNLDKVLYPEVGFTKAEVIDYYARVAPVMLPHIADRGVTLRRFPDGVGSVGFFEKRCPSHRPDFVGTCEGPGDRSGGIGYCRLDSPAALAWAANMAALEIHAPMARCGDIDSPATLVFDLDPGAPATITECCVVALAIREVLGAVGLVGWPKTSGSKGLQLYVPLNTPHTHDHASSFALALAQLLEKQRPGDVTATMAKAARPGKVFIDWSQNSRHKTTVAPYSLRAKDRPTVSTPLRWEEVEAGAAGDPLVFEAADVVDRVEALGDLFAEVVTFEQSLPRPDGSGAPSGEGG
- a CDS encoding WYL domain-containing protein; this encodes MNRTDRLYALVEELRAAAPGSRSARELAAIFDVSTRTIERDILALQESGVPIHATPGRRGGYGIDPTRTLPPINFTAAEAVAVAVALAGAGGPFAAAGRRARNKVLAAMSEEDADAARSLAQRVRLMSRWDPDRRRPDVLGGLQDAIADHRVVALDYEDRNGARTRREVEPIAVVGIDDDWYLMAWCRLRDDNRMFRLDRARSATVSDERAPERDPGEVTAWFEDFLARGPQVLG
- a CDS encoding VOC family protein; its protein translation is MSPNTTTSTDSTAADAPGAGTAPVAWFEIAGPDMAALEGFYADVFGWKFADSPMGASYRIADNGGLSGGLTSSEDGLPAHYAIFSLQVADVAATCETISAAGGSVLLGPAETPMGLVYANVTDPAGNHLGLFSAPAG
- the metH gene encoding methionine synthase; translated protein: MHPYLEAVNSRVVVVDGAFGTYVQAQDLTEEDYGGAVLEGCTDILSVTRPDVIDGMHEKFLALGVDVIETATFGAFAGPLGEYGIADRATEINLAAARIAREAADRWSTPDRARFVAGSIGPGTKFASLGQIAYPDLRDSYAEQAAALIEGGVDLFIIETQYDLLGAKAAIVGCRRAMRAADVELPLQVQVTIELTGRMLPGTEIGAALTALDPMRPDVIGLNCATGPAEMGEHLRVLAHQSRMPIACIPNAGLPSVVDGEMHYDLTPDQLADFLERYVTELGVSVVGGCCGTTPEHLAAVVERCAGLVPSGREQRHEPGATSIYSAVPFDQDTAFLMIGERTNANGSKKFREAMLEADWDTCVKMGTDQVAEGAHILDLCVDYVGRDGAADMDLLAARFATQVAAPVVLDSTEPEVMEAGLRHIGGRSILNSANLEDGDGEGSRCDRVFRLAREYGAAVICLLIDEEGQARDVEWKMRIAHRLHDLAVERYGLESSDLIFDALTFPLSTGDDDLRRDAIATIEAIRRIKAEMPGVHTTLGVSNVSFGLSPAARHVLNSVFLHEAVAAGLDSAIVHAARIMPLNRIPDEQRKVCEDLVWDRRGIAGGDGTDPGYDPLAKLLDVFSGVDATTVVKEDRSDWPVDERLKHRIIDGDREGLTGDLDEAMHETAPLAIVNGPLLAGMKVVGELFASGDMQLPFVLQSAETMKTAVAYLEPHMDKLDDTGAKGSIVLATVKGDVHDIGKNLVDIILTNNGYEVHNLGIKVAVNEMIETALEVNADAIGMSGLLVKSTLIMRDNLEELNDRGLAHIPVLLGGAALTRGYVEDDLRAVYEGRLFYGKDAFEGLRVMERLMEITRGDDEDEDEDFGRVATQRRLPRREKTGTPVADRPPRSPEVVTDNPVFTPPFLGTRVVKGISVDDIAGYVNETALFRNQWQYRPVDGEDDATFKDRIRPQLREQLAKAKADDLLVPQLVYGYFAVNGDGTDLVVWSDESRTTELARYSFPRQSSEPWLCIADFFRPLTNPDGSRGEVDYAAFHIVSMGHAVSERAAELFAADRYQDYLMLHGIGVEMAEALAELWHRRIREEWGFADEDGPTLQGLFRQQYRGGRYSWGYPACPDLADNETTAEILGADRLGIEVSEETGFQYQPEQTTSALICHHPRAKYFIAR